Genomic DNA from Williamwhitmania sp.:
GGATATTTGGTAATTACCTCAGCTACCAAATCCAGCGACTTTTGGCGTGCCTGCTGGCTGTTTTCCCTGAATATCCTAATGCGGTAACCCGGAAGGCCTTTGGTTTTGGCATTCAACAACTCGAGGTTGTCGAATAGCGTCTTCACCGCAGAATCTTGATGAACGGTTACGCTACCACCAGACAAGGATGGCTGCTGAATAAGTTGAAAGTAAGGAACGTAATGGTACTTGGCAGTGGAGTCGGTTTGTGATTTCAACGAAAATGGGAGTAACAAAACGACAATTGCTACAATGGTGAACTTCATTGGTATTCCTTTATATGTTACAGTATGGGGTGAATCACAAAATACCCCTGTAAAGTTTGCGACAAAGGTATTTAATTTATGGTATTTGCCCAATACTTAATTGACCCCCTTCAGCTGGCTTGCCACCTCCGTTATTGACTGATCCTTAAATCGGAGACTTTTGCCAAACATACCAACTTTAACTCGGATCTTTCCCGTTACCTTTACCTTTTCTGCCAACTTTTGAGGATTGCCAGATAGCAATAGCGAACCACCCATAATCAGGTTGTGTAGCTCCAGCACTATGGTGGCAGACACATCGCCACTATAATTCTTGGGAATAACTACGCTGTTTTTTAGTGTTAACGTCCCAAGATACTGTTTTCCCATGTTGGCATCAAAGTCAACCTTTTTAATGATAATCTTCTTTTGGTTTGGATTATTTACCGTGGCAACCAAGGTTATGTTAACCTTATTTCCCTCCAAGGAACTCACCTGCACGTCGCCCATTTTTGAGACGGTAACATTGTGCATTGGGCCACATGCCGACAAAGCGGCCACCAAAACTCCAAAAATAAAAAACCTTGCTGCCTTCATTGGTATCAATTACGGTATAATTACTGTTGCTAAAAACGAAAAAGGAGGATAAGTATTGTTCCCCTATTCGGCAGCCTCCATAGCGGTCATCAACTCTTCGGTTAGCTCTAGGTTGTGGAATACATACTGAACATCATCATTTTCCTCAAAATCATCAACCAACCTAAGCAACTTAAGACCTGTGGAAACATCCACGGTCTTCAGATCGTTGGGGATGCGGCGCAGCTCAGCATTTTCAACCTCCACTCCCAGCTCCTCCAACTTTTTCTGCATTCGTCCAAAGTCCTCCATTGCGGTAGTAACCTCAATAGTCTCCTCGTTCACGTCAATATCCTCAGCACCCCCATCAATTACCTCGAGTTCAAACCCTTCCATGTTCTTAACGTTGGCAACAGGAATGGTAAACACACCCTTTCGGTCGAAAAGAAAGCTGAGTGAGCCATTAGTGCCCATGTTACCCCCCTTTTTGGTATAAATAGATCGAATGGTGGAAACCGTCCGGTTGCTGTTGTCGGTAAGTGCCTCCACGAAAATGGCCACACCACCAGGGCCATAGCCCTCAAAGGTCATTTCCTGCAGACTATTTTTATCCTGATCGGCCTTACTTATGGCGCGTTGGATATTTTCCTTGGGCATATTAACTCCCTTTGCATTGTTGATTGCTACACGAAGCCTTGGGTTTGAATCCGGATCGGGTCCGCTCTCCTTCACGGCAACCATCATTTCCTTAATTATGCGGGAGAACATTTTCGAGCGTTTGGCATCCAAAGCACCCTTTTTCCGTTTAATTGTGGACCATTTGTTATGACCTGACATAGCACCTACAAGTTTTCTAGTTTACTAACTTTTTTTTGGGAGTTCAAAAATAAGAATTTAACCTGTCATATAGAAGAATCATGGCGTTTTTTCCCACACATCAATCCCATCATCAGTTGCAATGCCAACAATGCGTTGATGTATAGCGCATAAGCGTACTTCTACAATGGCTCAGTACATCGGTTACAAAGATCAACATTATTGAAAATTTGGAAAGTGCTGATGTTGTTATCCAACGTAAGAGCTATATGTCGCAATTGTTTCACATTTTGTGAATTTGCTATTACCTTTGCAAAAAACAACAGGATGAGTAGTCTCTTCAATAAGCCAAAATCAATAGAGTTTAAGAATATTAAACCTGTTTACCGAGAGAACCTACCTAAGCTCTACATCGAAACATATGGTTGCCAAATGAACGTTAGCGATTCGGAAGTGGTGGCATCCATCATGCAGTCGAACGGATATGTTATTACGGAGCGAATTGAAGAAGCTGACATCATATTGATAAACACTTGCTCCATACGCGATAATGCGGAACAGCGGGTATGGGGACGGTTGGACATATTTCGTTTGGAGAAGAAAAAACGTCCATCCACATTAGTTGGGGTAATTGGCTGCATGGCCGAGCGCCTTCGGGAGGAACTTATTGATAGCGACAAGCTGGTAGACTTAGTGGTGGGCCCCGATGCCTACCGGGAACTGCCCCAGCTGGTTCGTGCAGCCGAAAGTGGCCAAAAGGGCATTAACGTGCTGCTTTCGCGCGAGGAAACCTATGCCGAGATTAGCCCAATTCGTCTCGACAAGAATGGCGTTTCGGCGTTTATTTCTATTATGCGCGGCTGCAATAATATGTGCTCATACTGCGTGGTACCCTATACCCGTGGCGCAGAACGAAGCCGCGATCCAAAAAGCATTCTTCGGGAAGCAGAAGAATTGTTTGCCAATGGCTATCGGGAAGTTACCCTTCTTGGTCAAAACGTGAATTCCTACCGATGGAAGGGAGAGGATGAAAATACAAACTTCGCTGAGCTACTTGAAATGATTGCA
This window encodes:
- a CDS encoding YebC/PmpR family DNA-binding transcriptional regulator, with translation MSGHNKWSTIKRKKGALDAKRSKMFSRIIKEMMVAVKESGPDPDSNPRLRVAINNAKGVNMPKENIQRAISKADQDKNSLQEMTFEGYGPGGVAIFVEALTDNSNRTVSTIRSIYTKKGGNMGTNGSLSFLFDRKGVFTIPVANVKNMEGFELEVIDGGAEDIDVNEETIEVTTAMEDFGRMQKKLEELGVEVENAELRRIPNDLKTVDVSTGLKLLRLVDDFEENDDVQYVFHNLELTEELMTAMEAAE
- the miaB gene encoding tRNA (N6-isopentenyl adenosine(37)-C2)-methylthiotransferase MiaB is translated as MSSLFNKPKSIEFKNIKPVYRENLPKLYIETYGCQMNVSDSEVVASIMQSNGYVITERIEEADIILINTCSIRDNAEQRVWGRLDIFRLEKKKRPSTLVGVIGCMAERLREELIDSDKLVDLVVGPDAYRELPQLVRAAESGQKGINVLLSREETYAEISPIRLDKNGVSAFISIMRGCNNMCSYCVVPYTRGAERSRDPKSILREAEELFANGYREVTLLGQNVNSYRWKGEDENTNFAELLEMIAQVSPSLRVRFSTSHPKDISDEVLYTIAMYENICNNIHLPVQSGSSRILKLMNRNYTREFYMERIRAIKHILSDCSISTDIITGFCTETEEDHQDTISLMEWVNYDFAYMFKYSQRPNTKAARHLTDDVPEAIKTKRLNEIILLQHKLSELSKRKDVGKSFEVLVEGESKRSAEYYYGRTSHNKVVVFPKESCRIGDYVFVEISDCTPATLIGKIVEE